From a region of the Campylobacter sp. genome:
- a CDS encoding tyrosine-type recombinase/integrase, translating into MKVFSKIKDDPAFKTNPDKVIRNFSLPHRKNTMVEMIDEHIAVRFYRSFTKKGIQTIHRHYHYCIGGKLIKSLGNADEISLSKAKETLKGLMIDDSAKLIPAKNTLASVYRQFRRHNGNVALATSKRRDMSFKALRDICDKDINKISKKDIMPILDYYYDNEKYASLEILFKLIKRLFRYARIRDISKNPLFAEEVFKDFYTIPRRSEYPYIKDDLDLTVLIKFIMNYPHQIGVKNALIFGLLTGLRSSNVRNLTHEHLKIGDDGEYYLLFPQDENKVKSNGDEHLGLPREVGQWLQTLHPHHSHCPLCFANTQGEVLSDMTLVKALKTYAPVIAKNRLVFHSFRKILETFAYEKIHENKLDPYSIERTLFHAQREIQKIYNKATNIENTRRVLTWWLGYLKGLGFKF; encoded by the coding sequence ATGAAAGTTTTTTCTAAAATTAAAGACGATCCGGCTTTTAAAACGAACCCCGATAAAGTGATCAGAAATTTCTCCCTGCCTCATCGCAAAAATACTATGGTAGAAATGATAGATGAGCATATAGCAGTTAGATTTTACCGCTCATTTACTAAAAAGGGAATACAAACAATCCATAGGCACTATCACTATTGCATAGGCGGCAAGCTGATTAAGTCTTTAGGTAATGCAGATGAGATAAGCCTAAGCAAAGCCAAAGAAACTCTTAAAGGTTTAATGATAGATGATTCTGCTAAGCTGATCCCTGCTAAAAATACTCTGGCAAGCGTTTATAGACAGTTTCGCAGACATAACGGTAATGTTGCATTAGCAACCTCTAAAAGACGAGATATGAGCTTTAAGGCTTTAAGGGATATTTGCGACAAAGATATAAACAAGATAAGCAAAAAGGATATTATGCCGATACTGGATTATTATTACGATAATGAGAAGTACGCCTCATTAGAAATTTTATTCAAACTCATTAAAAGACTATTCCGATATGCTCGCATAAGAGATATTTCCAAAAATCCATTATTTGCAGAAGAGGTGTTTAAGGACTTTTATACTATACCTCGTCGTAGCGAATACCCATATATAAAAGATGACTTGGATTTAACCGTACTTATCAAATTTATTATGAACTATCCTCATCAAATAGGTGTTAAGAATGCTTTGATATTCGGACTGCTTACAGGGCTAAGAAGCTCAAATGTAAGAAATTTAACTCATGAGCATTTAAAAATAGGTGATGATGGAGAATACTACTTACTATTCCCGCAAGATGAGAATAAGGTAAAAAGCAATGGAGATGAACATCTAGGACTTCCTAGAGAAGTAGGGCAATGGCTGCAAACATTACATCCTCATCATAGCCACTGCCCGTTATGCTTTGCCAATACGCAAGGAGAGGTACTAAGCGATATGACTCTAGTTAAAGCGCTTAAAACCTATGCTCCCGTAATAGCTAAGAATAGACTAGTTTTTCACTCTTTTAGAAAGATATTAGAAACCTTTGCATATGAAAAAATTCATGAGAACAAGCTGGATCCTTATAGCATTGAACGCACCCTTTTTCATGCACAAAGAGAGATACAAAAGATTTATAACAAAGCTACGAATATTGAGAATACGCGTAGGGTTCTAACATGGTGGCTAGGTTATTTAAAGGGGCTGGGGTTTAAATTTTAA
- a CDS encoding lipid-binding SYLF domain-containing protein yields the protein MKKFLLLASVALCGLLHADVVANQEVIAATNVVRSFVAANNFGTDERYLTSAKAVAILTDVKRLAAGASLQYGDGIFSVKGENGEWSSPIFIKYKGYGVGLQAGYETSDIVMIFHTTKSYQDIFTGTDTLEINVGAAAGGVGRRTGRATDLPDISAWMVSPGEQTGVYLGVSIDNGRITIDDQLTNDFYERIYDYEDILNDSPRANKYAKRWKEVMRKYFTNGEKYGASSSAAIPVNHVQKKYPDGKPIISNRSPRTHAKATRSKKAKKAK from the coding sequence ATGAAAAAGTTTTTGCTTCTAGCATCTGTTGCACTTTGCGGTCTTTTGCACGCGGACGTCGTGGCAAATCAAGAGGTTATAGCGGCGACTAACGTCGTTAGATCTTTCGTAGCGGCTAATAACTTCGGCACCGATGAACGCTATCTGACTAGCGCCAAAGCCGTCGCAATCCTAACCGACGTAAAACGTTTAGCTGCGGGCGCATCGCTACAATACGGCGATGGAATTTTTAGCGTCAAAGGCGAGAACGGCGAGTGGAGTTCGCCGATTTTTATCAAATATAAAGGCTACGGCGTGGGCTTACAGGCGGGCTACGAGACGAGCGACATCGTGATGATCTTTCATACTACGAAGTCATATCAAGACATTTTTACCGGCACAGACACCCTTGAGATCAATGTAGGTGCTGCAGCAGGCGGCGTAGGTAGAAGAACAGGTCGCGCAACCGATCTACCTGATATTTCTGCATGGATGGTAAGCCCGGGCGAGCAAACAGGTGTCTACCTAGGCGTATCGATCGATAACGGCAGAATAACTATTGACGATCAGCTAACTAACGACTTCTATGAGAGAATTTACGACTACGAGGATATTTTAAACGATTCTCCGCGCGCGAATAAATACGCAAAAAGATGGAAGGAAGTGATGAGGAAGTATTTCACAAACGGCGAGAAATACGGCGCTAGCAGCAGTGCAGCGATACCTGTAAATCACGTGCAGAAAAAATATCCTGACGGCAAGCCGATCATCTCAAACCGCTCTCCTAGAACTCATGCTAAGGCTACGCGAAGCAAAAAGGCTAAAAAAGCAAAATAA